A part of Prionailurus viverrinus isolate Anna chromosome E1, UM_Priviv_1.0, whole genome shotgun sequence genomic DNA contains:
- the RTN4RL1 gene encoding reticulon-4 receptor-like 1 isoform X1 produces the protein MRWLPGPAGWGSTSLEPVFPTPARLPGSLGQLRPWKKAGCCVELLLLLLAGELPLGGGCPRDCVCYPAPMTVSCQAHNFAAIPEGIPEDSERIFLQNNRITLLQQGHFSPAMVTLWIYSNNITYIDPNTFEGFVHLEELDLGDNRQLRTLAPETFQGLVKLHALYLYKCGLSALPAGIFSGLHSLQYLYLQDNHIEYLQDDIFVDLVNLSHLFLHGNKLWSLGQDTFRGLVNLDRLLLHENQLRWVHHKAFHDLRRLTTLFLFNNSLSELQGDCLAPLAALEFLRLNGNAWDCGCRAHSLWEWLRRFRGSSSAVPCVSPESRQGQDLKLLRAEDFRNCTGPASPHQIKSHTLTTTDRAARKEHYPPHGPARDKGHPHGHLPGSRPGYRKPGKNCTSHRNRNQVSKAGAGKQTPELQDYAPDYQHKFSFDIMPTARPKRKGKCARRTPIRAPSGVQQASSGCALGASLLAWILGLVVTLR, from the exons ATGAGGTGGCTGCCGGGCCCTGCGGGGTGGGGCTCtaccagcctggagcctgtctttcCCACGCCGGCGCGCCTGCCGGGCAGCCTGGGGCAGCTGCGACCCTGGAAAAAGGCAG GGTGCTGTGTGGaactgttgctgctgctgctagcCGGGGAGCTGCCCCTGGGCGGCGGCTGCCCGCGGGACTGCGTGTGCTACCCGGCACCCATGACTGTCAGCTGCCAGGCGCACAACTTTGCCGCCATCCCTGAGGGCATCCCGGAGGATAGCGAACGCATCTTCCTGCAGAACAATCGCATCACCCTCCTCCAGCAGGGCCACTTCAGCCCCGCTATGGTCACCCTGTGGATCTACTCCAACAACATCACCTACATTGACCCCAACACCTTCGAGGGCTTCGTGCACCTGGAGGAGCTGGACCTTGGTGACAACCGGCAGCTGCGGACGCTGGCCCCGGAGACCTTCCAGGGCCTGGTGAAGCTCCACGCCCTCTACCTCTATAAGTGCGGGCTCAGTGCCCTGCCGGCAGGCATATTCAGTGGCCTGCACAGCCTGCAGTACCTCTACCTGCAGGACAATCACATCGAGTACCTCCAGGACGACATCTTTGTGGACCTGGTCAACCTCAGCCACCTGTTTCTCCATGGCAACAAGCTGTGGAGCCTGGGCCAGGACACCTTCCGGGGGCTGGTGAACCTGGACCGGCTCCTGCTGCACGAGAACCAGCTGCGGTGGGTCCACCACAAGGCTTTCCACGACCTCCGCAGGCTGACCACCCTCTTTCTCTTCAACAACAGTCTCTCCGAGCTGCAGGGCGACTGCTTGGCGCCCCTGGCCGCCCTGGAGTTCCTCCGCCTCAACGGGAATGCTTGGGACTGCGGCTGCCGGGCGCACTCCCTGTGGGAATGGCTGCGGAGGTTCCGCGGCTCCAGCTCTGCTGTCCCCTGTGTGTCCCCCGAGTCACGGCAAGGCCAGGACCTGAAGCTGCTGAGGGCCGAGGACTTCCGGAACTGCACGGGGCCGGCGTCCCCGCACCAGATCAAGTCACACACGCTCACCACCACCGACAGGGCCGCCCGCAAGGAACACTACCCGCCCCACGGCCCCGCCAGGGACAAGGGCCACCCGCACGGCCATCTGCCGGGCTCCCGGCCGGGCTACAGGAAGCCCGGCAAGAACTGCACCAGCCACAGGAATCGCAACCAGGTGTCCAAGGCAGGCGCTGGGAAGCAGACCCCCGAGCTGCAGGACTACGCCCCCGACTACCAGCACAAGTTCAGCTTTGACATCATGCCCACGGCGCGGCCCAAGCGGAAGGGCAAGTGTGCCCGCAGGACCCCCATCCGTGCCCCCAGCGGGGTGCAGCAGGCCTCCTCGGGCTGTGCCCTGGGAGCCTCGCTCCTGGCCTGGATACTGGGGCTGGTGGTCACTCTCCGCTGA
- the RTN4RL1 gene encoding reticulon-4 receptor-like 1 isoform X2 yields the protein MLRKGCCVELLLLLLAGELPLGGGCPRDCVCYPAPMTVSCQAHNFAAIPEGIPEDSERIFLQNNRITLLQQGHFSPAMVTLWIYSNNITYIDPNTFEGFVHLEELDLGDNRQLRTLAPETFQGLVKLHALYLYKCGLSALPAGIFSGLHSLQYLYLQDNHIEYLQDDIFVDLVNLSHLFLHGNKLWSLGQDTFRGLVNLDRLLLHENQLRWVHHKAFHDLRRLTTLFLFNNSLSELQGDCLAPLAALEFLRLNGNAWDCGCRAHSLWEWLRRFRGSSSAVPCVSPESRQGQDLKLLRAEDFRNCTGPASPHQIKSHTLTTTDRAARKEHYPPHGPARDKGHPHGHLPGSRPGYRKPGKNCTSHRNRNQVSKAGAGKQTPELQDYAPDYQHKFSFDIMPTARPKRKGKCARRTPIRAPSGVQQASSGCALGASLLAWILGLVVTLR from the coding sequence GGTGCTGTGTGGaactgttgctgctgctgctagcCGGGGAGCTGCCCCTGGGCGGCGGCTGCCCGCGGGACTGCGTGTGCTACCCGGCACCCATGACTGTCAGCTGCCAGGCGCACAACTTTGCCGCCATCCCTGAGGGCATCCCGGAGGATAGCGAACGCATCTTCCTGCAGAACAATCGCATCACCCTCCTCCAGCAGGGCCACTTCAGCCCCGCTATGGTCACCCTGTGGATCTACTCCAACAACATCACCTACATTGACCCCAACACCTTCGAGGGCTTCGTGCACCTGGAGGAGCTGGACCTTGGTGACAACCGGCAGCTGCGGACGCTGGCCCCGGAGACCTTCCAGGGCCTGGTGAAGCTCCACGCCCTCTACCTCTATAAGTGCGGGCTCAGTGCCCTGCCGGCAGGCATATTCAGTGGCCTGCACAGCCTGCAGTACCTCTACCTGCAGGACAATCACATCGAGTACCTCCAGGACGACATCTTTGTGGACCTGGTCAACCTCAGCCACCTGTTTCTCCATGGCAACAAGCTGTGGAGCCTGGGCCAGGACACCTTCCGGGGGCTGGTGAACCTGGACCGGCTCCTGCTGCACGAGAACCAGCTGCGGTGGGTCCACCACAAGGCTTTCCACGACCTCCGCAGGCTGACCACCCTCTTTCTCTTCAACAACAGTCTCTCCGAGCTGCAGGGCGACTGCTTGGCGCCCCTGGCCGCCCTGGAGTTCCTCCGCCTCAACGGGAATGCTTGGGACTGCGGCTGCCGGGCGCACTCCCTGTGGGAATGGCTGCGGAGGTTCCGCGGCTCCAGCTCTGCTGTCCCCTGTGTGTCCCCCGAGTCACGGCAAGGCCAGGACCTGAAGCTGCTGAGGGCCGAGGACTTCCGGAACTGCACGGGGCCGGCGTCCCCGCACCAGATCAAGTCACACACGCTCACCACCACCGACAGGGCCGCCCGCAAGGAACACTACCCGCCCCACGGCCCCGCCAGGGACAAGGGCCACCCGCACGGCCATCTGCCGGGCTCCCGGCCGGGCTACAGGAAGCCCGGCAAGAACTGCACCAGCCACAGGAATCGCAACCAGGTGTCCAAGGCAGGCGCTGGGAAGCAGACCCCCGAGCTGCAGGACTACGCCCCCGACTACCAGCACAAGTTCAGCTTTGACATCATGCCCACGGCGCGGCCCAAGCGGAAGGGCAAGTGTGCCCGCAGGACCCCCATCCGTGCCCCCAGCGGGGTGCAGCAGGCCTCCTCGGGCTGTGCCCTGGGAGCCTCGCTCCTGGCCTGGATACTGGGGCTGGTGGTCACTCTCCGCTGA